The proteins below come from a single Microbulbifer sp. Q7 genomic window:
- the rhaI gene encoding L-rhamnose catabolism isomerase encodes MNERISSALVEQRNAEQLQALQQDYDALGNQLARRDIDIEQITQRAASFEVAVPSWGTGTGGTRFARFPGLAEPRNIFEKLEDCAVINQLTRCTSEVSPHFPWDRVDDFGELREFASQYGLGFTCVNSNTFQDQPGQKHTYKYGSLTSTCAETRAQAVAHNIECIQWGKELGAKELTVWIGDGSNHPGQQHFQRGLERYLDSMREIYSALPDDWQVFIEHKMFEPAFYSTVIQDWGTNVLCAMELGEKAKSLVDLGHHAPNVNIEMIVSRLIQFKKLAGFHFNDSKYGDDDLDSGSLHPYQQFLIFNELVDAEYRQQEGFAPCYMLDQSHNVTDPIESLMNSAEEVQRSYVKALLVDRPTLEGFQRDNDALMASNTLKQAFNTDVSPILAMARYRHGGAIAPLATYRAAQYKQNLVADRPSTGGSGSGIV; translated from the coding sequence ATGAACGAACGCATTTCCTCTGCGCTGGTTGAGCAGCGCAATGCCGAGCAGCTGCAGGCTTTGCAGCAGGACTACGATGCCCTGGGCAACCAGCTTGCCCGCCGCGATATCGATATCGAACAGATCACCCAGCGCGCGGCGTCCTTTGAGGTGGCGGTGCCTTCCTGGGGTACCGGTACCGGCGGTACCCGTTTCGCACGCTTTCCGGGCCTGGCGGAACCGCGCAATATCTTTGAAAAGCTCGAAGACTGCGCGGTGATCAATCAGTTGACCCGTTGCACCTCTGAAGTCTCCCCCCATTTCCCCTGGGACAGGGTGGATGACTTTGGGGAGCTGCGTGAATTTGCGAGCCAGTACGGTCTCGGATTTACCTGCGTGAATTCCAATACCTTTCAGGATCAGCCGGGCCAGAAGCACACCTACAAATACGGCAGCCTGACCAGTACCTGCGCGGAAACCCGTGCCCAGGCGGTGGCCCATAACATTGAGTGCATCCAGTGGGGCAAGGAGCTGGGTGCAAAAGAGCTGACCGTGTGGATCGGCGACGGCTCCAACCATCCGGGTCAGCAGCATTTCCAGCGCGGTTTGGAGCGCTACCTGGACAGCATGCGCGAAATTTACTCGGCGCTGCCGGACGATTGGCAGGTGTTTATCGAGCACAAGATGTTTGAGCCCGCCTTCTACTCCACCGTGATTCAGGACTGGGGCACCAACGTGCTGTGTGCCATGGAGCTCGGTGAGAAAGCCAAATCCCTGGTGGATCTCGGTCACCACGCGCCCAACGTGAATATCGAAATGATCGTTTCGCGCCTGATCCAGTTCAAGAAACTGGCCGGTTTCCACTTCAATGACAGCAAGTATGGCGATGACGACCTGGATAGCGGTTCGCTGCATCCGTACCAGCAGTTCCTGATTTTCAACGAGCTGGTGGATGCCGAGTATCGCCAGCAGGAGGGGTTCGCACCCTGCTATATGCTGGATCAGTCCCACAATGTGACCGACCCCATCGAGAGCCTGATGAACTCCGCCGAAGAAGTGCAGCGCTCTTATGTCAAAGCACTGCTGGTGGACCGGCCGACGCTGGAAGGCTTCCAGCGGGACAACGATGCGCTGATGGCGTCCAATACCCTGAAGCAGGCATTCAACACCGATGTCAGCCCGATTCTGGCCATGGCCCGATACCGTCACGGTGGCGCCATTGCGCCGCTGGCGACCTATCGCGCCGCGCAGTACAAGCAAAACCTGGTGGCCGATCGCCCCAGCACGGGCGGCAGCGGCTCCGGGATTGTTTGA
- a CDS encoding DeoR/GlpR family DNA-binding transcription regulator — protein MLEKQRHQLLLEILEEQQFASVADLTAQLNSSEATIRRDLIKLSKEGRLEKIRGGAQRIGNRPAGVPKTHLAGSAFLVNKDKMTTAKQAIAAKAVSLCEEGELVIVNGGSSTFMMGEYLTQRDVSVLTNSYYLAQYLCENGQNQVTVPSGEIYRKQGIILSPFENDSIQNYRCRLMFTGTAGIGEFGVMETDSLIVRAEQKLRRQSEKLVVLADGSKLGQKSNFVIYPLTEVDILITDDTADPRVIEEIKAAGVEVITVELEAVAA, from the coding sequence ATGTTAGAAAAGCAGCGCCATCAACTGTTGCTGGAAATTCTTGAAGAGCAGCAGTTCGCCAGCGTCGCAGACCTGACTGCGCAACTGAACTCCTCTGAGGCGACGATCCGTCGCGACCTGATCAAACTCAGTAAGGAAGGGCGCCTGGAAAAAATCCGCGGTGGCGCCCAGCGTATTGGCAACCGCCCGGCGGGCGTGCCCAAGACCCATCTGGCCGGCTCGGCTTTCCTCGTCAACAAAGACAAAATGACCACCGCCAAGCAGGCCATTGCGGCGAAGGCCGTCTCCCTGTGTGAAGAGGGTGAGCTGGTGATTGTCAACGGTGGTTCCTCCACCTTTATGATGGGCGAGTACCTGACCCAGCGCGATGTGAGCGTATTGACCAACTCCTATTACCTGGCCCAGTACCTGTGTGAAAACGGCCAGAATCAGGTCACCGTGCCCAGCGGTGAAATCTATCGCAAGCAGGGCATTATCCTGAGCCCGTTCGAGAACGACTCCATTCAGAATTATCGCTGTCGCCTGATGTTCACCGGTACCGCCGGTATTGGCGAGTTTGGTGTGATGGAAACCGATTCACTGATTGTGCGCGCCGAGCAGAAGCTGCGTCGCCAGTCGGAAAAACTGGTGGTGCTTGCGGATGGCTCCAAGCTCGGGCAGAAAAGTAATTTTGTGATCTATCCGCTGACCGAGGTGGATATTCTGATTACCGACGATACCGCGGACCCTCGCGTTATTGAGGAAATCAAAGCCGCCGGGGTTGAGGTGATTACCGTCGAATTGGAGGCGGTTGCGGCCTGA
- a CDS encoding AraC family transcriptional regulator, which translates to MRAYLERITPQVGSSVLGLEVNAPRFPAPWHFHAYFELTYIRKGAGVRHVGDSMETFAPGDLVLIGPNVPHRWESRVESAAGQSERIAENGASAQALVVQWPQELIPSGLELVAVNELLHNAARGVVFENGRNAGFGRAISKLVDAQGLDRYLQLLRLLDGLTASRYRTLSSDDYHYDQREGSDSRLNHILEFVRDNYQRKVTLAEAAAACGLRSQPFARFFQRMMNRTFFEYLTEYRIQIASQQLRQSREPVAVIAAESGFTSLPLFHRQFKKYRGTTPLRYRKLRQPAAGTLCHRE; encoded by the coding sequence TTGCGCGCTTACCTTGAACGCATCACCCCGCAGGTGGGGTCGTCCGTGCTTGGCCTGGAGGTCAATGCACCGCGCTTTCCTGCGCCCTGGCATTTTCACGCGTATTTCGAGCTTACGTATATCCGCAAGGGCGCCGGTGTGCGCCATGTGGGCGACAGCATGGAAACCTTTGCGCCCGGGGACCTGGTGTTGATTGGGCCGAACGTGCCCCATCGGTGGGAAAGCCGCGTCGAGAGCGCAGCGGGACAAAGCGAGCGCATTGCAGAGAATGGGGCGAGCGCGCAGGCGCTGGTGGTGCAATGGCCGCAAGAGCTGATTCCGTCGGGGCTCGAACTGGTGGCGGTGAACGAGTTGTTGCACAACGCTGCGCGCGGGGTCGTATTTGAAAACGGGCGCAATGCCGGCTTTGGCCGTGCGATCAGCAAGCTGGTCGATGCGCAGGGGCTCGATCGTTACCTGCAGCTACTCCGGTTGCTCGACGGCTTGACCGCGAGTCGCTATCGCACATTGTCTTCGGATGACTACCATTACGATCAACGGGAGGGTAGCGATAGCCGCCTCAATCATATCCTCGAGTTCGTGCGCGACAATTATCAGCGCAAGGTTACACTGGCGGAGGCCGCGGCAGCTTGTGGCCTGCGCAGCCAGCCATTTGCGCGTTTTTTCCAGCGTATGATGAACCGCACTTTTTTCGAGTATCTCACCGAGTACCGCATTCAAATTGCCAGTCAGCAACTGCGGCAGAGCCGTGAACCGGTGGCCGTAATCGCTGCCGAGAGCGGCTTCACCTCACTGCCCCTGTTCCATCGTCAGTTCAAAAAATACCGCGGCACCACGCCATTGCGGTACCGCAAGTTGCGGCAACCTGCGGCCGGCACACTCTGCCACCGGGAATAG
- a CDS encoding phytanoyl-CoA dioxygenase family protein, which yields MTEASKFQSADLSLVHEPLTARMRQHWQQCDWDAYKLNDEQLAQFSELGYVSGIPMLDDDYIAALRAELSEIVDPTHPQNALFHEFHSNESSNPAEVLFHSLGHWRIAPHFHDVLWNPRFLVPASQLLGNQPVRFWHDQLFCKPARHGGVVAWHQDYSYWTRTVPMQHLTCWVGLDDANTENGCLHYIPGSHRWGLLEKPELAGDMRGLEEFLNGAQRRQLENPVAVEMPKGHGSFHHPLMVHGSYANRSERARRAFVLNVFADGTRSDTRDVLLKGIPVVPPGEALDGQFFPLLYEKPA from the coding sequence ATGACAGAAGCGAGCAAATTTCAGTCTGCGGACCTGTCTCTGGTGCACGAACCGCTGACCGCGCGCATGCGCCAACACTGGCAACAGTGCGATTGGGATGCCTATAAGCTCAACGACGAGCAACTGGCGCAGTTCAGCGAACTGGGGTACGTCAGTGGCATCCCGATGTTGGACGACGATTACATTGCGGCGCTGCGCGCGGAACTGAGTGAGATCGTGGATCCCACGCATCCGCAAAATGCGCTTTTCCATGAATTTCACAGCAATGAGTCCAGCAATCCCGCCGAGGTACTGTTCCACTCCCTGGGTCACTGGCGCATTGCTCCGCACTTTCACGATGTGCTCTGGAACCCGCGGTTCCTGGTGCCCGCCTCACAGCTCTTGGGGAATCAACCAGTGCGGTTCTGGCACGATCAACTGTTCTGCAAACCCGCGCGGCACGGCGGTGTCGTTGCCTGGCACCAGGACTACAGCTACTGGACACGCACCGTGCCCATGCAGCACCTGACCTGCTGGGTCGGGCTCGACGACGCCAATACAGAAAATGGTTGCCTCCACTATATCCCCGGTAGCCACCGCTGGGGGCTGCTGGAAAAACCGGAGCTTGCCGGCGATATGCGCGGGCTGGAAGAATTTCTCAACGGTGCACAGCGGCGGCAACTGGAAAATCCGGTCGCGGTGGAAATGCCCAAAGGTCACGGCAGCTTCCACCATCCGCTGATGGTGCACGGCTCCTACGCCAATCGTTCCGAGCGGGCGCGGCGTGCATTTGTATTGAATGTGTTTGCAGATGGCACCCGTTCAGATACCCGGGATGTACTACTGAAGGGCATACCGGTGGTACCGCCGGGAGAAGCGTTGGACGGGCAGTTTTTCCCGCTTTTATATGAAAAACCCGCCTGA
- a CDS encoding alpha/beta hydrolase-fold protein gives MQNLIAPLRRHRFLRTALAAGLLTVIAGCGDGQASSEPDLLRIPYSDSEQRERDFFVYLPRDYHSDTQREWPVLMFLHGNGERGNGKDELDFVMMHGPLMEAWVFKRDLPFIIIAPQLPMFSFRQNGPAYLLERQRENIPRRKDQGTPPRAPATVPEEPMDGVPAADMTGESSVLPEGWDKIEQDLIRMLDLVETRYRTDRARTYLSGLSYGGFGTWYLASKYPRRFAAIAPIAGWGHPDLVTPLADARTPVWAFAGGLDPVIPVEQFYPGLNQLKALGHPQVRFTVHEDMGHDVWRRVYAGEDFYQWLLSHELPGLNAETSEH, from the coding sequence ATGCAGAACTTAATCGCCCCCCTTCGCCGACACCGGTTTTTGCGCACCGCGCTGGCAGCCGGATTACTCACAGTGATCGCCGGTTGTGGCGATGGGCAGGCGAGCTCAGAACCGGACCTGCTGCGCATTCCCTATAGCGACAGTGAGCAACGTGAGCGAGACTTTTTTGTCTACCTGCCACGTGATTATCATTCCGACACCCAGCGTGAATGGCCTGTGCTCATGTTCCTGCATGGGAACGGCGAGCGAGGTAACGGTAAAGATGAACTGGATTTTGTGATGATGCATGGTCCGCTCATGGAGGCCTGGGTTTTCAAGCGGGACCTTCCGTTTATCATTATCGCCCCGCAACTTCCCATGTTTTCGTTTAGACAGAATGGACCGGCGTACCTGCTCGAGCGGCAGAGGGAAAACATCCCGCGGCGCAAGGATCAGGGTACGCCCCCACGCGCCCCGGCAACGGTGCCGGAAGAGCCCATGGACGGCGTACCAGCAGCCGATATGACGGGCGAAAGCAGTGTCCTGCCAGAGGGATGGGATAAGATCGAACAGGACCTGATACGCATGCTCGACCTGGTGGAAACCCGTTATCGCACCGACCGCGCCAGGACCTATTTGAGCGGCCTGAGCTACGGGGGGTTCGGCACCTGGTATCTTGCCAGCAAGTACCCCCGGCGATTCGCCGCGATAGCGCCCATCGCAGGATGGGGACATCCGGACCTCGTCACACCACTTGCCGATGCACGCACGCCGGTCTGGGCCTTCGCCGGAGGGCTGGACCCCGTAATCCCTGTGGAGCAATTCTATCCCGGGCTCAACCAGCTGAAAGCACTGGGCCATCCACAGGTGCGCTTCACCGTGCATGAAGATATGGGGCACGACGTCTGGCGTCGTGTTTATGCCGGGGAGGATTTTTACCAGTGGTTGCT
- a CDS encoding bifunctional rhamnulose-1-phosphate aldolase/short-chain dehydrogenase — MMSKPLQSLWDDSLANAMSEPELLKYRSNLLGSDLRITNYGGGNTSAKVQMSDPLTGEDVAVLWVKGSGGDLGSIELDGFSTLYMDRLQQLKQKYRGLEHEDEMVALLSHCTFNLNPRAASIDTPLHAYIPHTHVDHMHPDAAIAIACTKDSRALTETIFEGEMGWLPWQRPGYDLGLKLEAMAKSAPHLKGIVLEGHGIFTWGDTSKDCYLNTLTIIQRAADWLAKNNTAAAFGGEKIAQNLSAEERRDVAARLMPLVRGMISRDERKIGHFSDSPEVLQFVNSEQLAPLAALGTSCPDHFLRTKIRPLVIDFDPQASDLQGELSRCEGQLDQQLASYREDYAAYYERCKRDNSPAMRDGNAVIYLIPGVGMLSFAKDKATARIASEFYINAINVMREASGVSEYVGLDEQEAFDIEYWLLEEAKLQRMPKPKSLAGKVAFITGGAGGIGFATASRLLQEGACVVLADIDEASMAERAAQLAEQFSTDVVRTVRCDVTSEESVAGALAVAALEFGGVDILVSNAGIASAAPIEETSIELWDRNLDILAKGYFLVSREGFKVMRRQNLGGSVIFIASKNGLVASQNASAYCTAKAAEVQLSRCVALEGAPIGVRCNVVNPDAVLRGSRIWSGKWKKERADAYNMSEEQLEEHYRQRSLLKLNVFPEDIAEAAYFLASDVSSKSTGNIINVDAGHAPSFTR, encoded by the coding sequence ATGATGAGTAAGCCTCTCCAGAGCCTGTGGGACGATTCCCTGGCCAATGCAATGTCTGAGCCCGAGTTGCTCAAATACCGTTCTAACCTGCTGGGCTCTGACCTCCGCATCACCAACTACGGTGGCGGTAACACCTCGGCCAAAGTCCAGATGAGCGATCCACTGACTGGCGAAGATGTGGCCGTGTTGTGGGTGAAGGGCTCTGGCGGTGACCTCGGCTCCATCGAGCTCGACGGTTTCAGCACGCTGTATATGGACCGCCTTCAGCAGTTGAAACAGAAATATCGCGGCCTCGAGCACGAAGATGAGATGGTCGCGCTACTGTCCCATTGCACGTTCAACCTGAATCCCCGCGCTGCCAGTATCGATACGCCGCTGCATGCCTATATTCCTCACACCCATGTGGACCACATGCACCCGGATGCAGCGATTGCCATCGCCTGCACCAAAGACAGCCGCGCGCTGACCGAGACCATTTTTGAAGGCGAGATGGGCTGGCTGCCGTGGCAGCGCCCGGGCTACGACCTGGGGCTCAAGCTCGAGGCGATGGCCAAGTCTGCCCCGCACCTGAAGGGCATCGTGCTCGAGGGGCATGGCATCTTCACTTGGGGTGACACCTCCAAGGACTGCTACCTCAACACCCTGACCATTATCCAGCGCGCCGCAGACTGGTTGGCCAAGAACAATACCGCGGCTGCGTTTGGTGGCGAGAAGATCGCCCAGAACCTGTCAGCGGAGGAGCGTCGCGATGTAGCAGCGCGCCTGATGCCGCTGGTGCGCGGCATGATTTCCCGAGACGAGCGTAAAATCGGGCACTTCAGCGATTCCCCTGAAGTGCTTCAGTTTGTGAATTCCGAGCAGCTGGCGCCGCTGGCGGCACTGGGTACCTCCTGCCCCGATCACTTCCTCAGAACCAAAATTCGTCCGCTGGTTATCGACTTTGACCCGCAGGCATCCGACCTGCAGGGCGAGCTGTCTCGCTGTGAAGGGCAACTGGACCAGCAGCTGGCGAGTTATCGTGAGGATTACGCGGCCTATTACGAGCGCTGCAAGCGGGATAACAGCCCGGCCATGCGCGATGGCAATGCGGTGATTTACCTGATTCCGGGTGTTGGCATGCTTAGCTTTGCCAAGGACAAGGCCACCGCGCGTATCGCCAGTGAGTTTTATATCAATGCGATTAACGTGATGCGTGAAGCCAGCGGCGTGAGTGAGTACGTGGGTCTGGATGAGCAGGAAGCGTTTGATATTGAGTACTGGCTGCTCGAAGAAGCCAAGCTCCAGCGCATGCCCAAACCCAAGAGCCTCGCCGGCAAGGTGGCGTTTATTACCGGTGGCGCTGGCGGTATCGGATTTGCCACCGCCAGTCGTTTGCTGCAGGAAGGTGCCTGTGTGGTGCTGGCCGATATCGACGAGGCGTCGATGGCAGAGCGTGCTGCGCAGCTGGCTGAACAGTTCAGTACCGACGTGGTGCGCACCGTGCGCTGCGATGTCACCAGTGAAGAGTCGGTGGCCGGGGCGCTGGCGGTCGCGGCGCTGGAATTTGGTGGCGTCGACATCCTCGTTTCCAATGCGGGCATCGCCAGTGCCGCGCCCATCGAGGAAACCAGTATCGAGCTGTGGGATCGCAACCTGGATATCCTGGCCAAGGGCTACTTCCTGGTCAGCCGTGAGGGCTTCAAGGTGATGAGACGCCAGAACCTCGGCGGTTCAGTGATCTTTATCGCCAGTAAAAACGGCTTGGTGGCCTCCCAGAACGCGTCTGCGTACTGTACCGCCAAGGCGGCTGAGGTGCAGCTGTCCCGCTGTGTGGCCCTGGAGGGCGCACCGATCGGGGTTCGCTGCAACGTGGTCAACCCGGATGCGGTGCTGCGCGGCTCGCGGATCTGGAGCGGCAAGTGGAAGAAAGAGCGCGCCGACGCGTACAACATGAGCGAAGAGCAGCTCGAAGAGCATTACCGCCAGCGCAGTCTGCTGAAGTTGAACGTATTCCCGGAAGATATTGCGGAAGCGGCGTATTTCCTCGCTTCGGACGTGTCATCTAAATCAACCGGTAATATTATCAACGTTGACGCGGGTCACGCGCCTTCCTTCACTCGCTAA
- a CDS encoding FGGY-family carbohydrate kinase gives MQYTLILDIGKTHIKLCVLDASLTSVATREAKNRVLMSSMFYPQADIDYIWRWLSENLRELTGQFDITRLNITTHGATAACLHQDANAAELDNQGLALPVLDYEYEGLRDNEATVSHYRSVRPPFNETYSPALPAGLNLGRQLHWQSRQFAEAFSRVGAIVMYPQYWLWRLTGKIRNEVTSLGCHTDLWCPAKGDYSSLVDTMGWRNLFPALVSATEAIARPLPEICAATGLPEHCAIFAGVHDSNASYWRHRAASDGEPFTVISTGTWSIVMANGAKLDSLQESRDMLANVDAAGDPIACARFMGGREYETLCSLTDSPLDQAAAGEEPQEQLQAYIHQQVMALPTFSRGGGPFAELQGSLRGDVTAGTGALIASLYCALMLDYQLSAIGSCGRIIIEGAFLKNSLICGLLAQLRAPQPVYLSEDDTGTVTGCAMLALGADASASTALTLCAPTAFLGLQEYRDQWLLAVREQERKASQPDSIAPAAEPQ, from the coding sequence ATGCAATACACTCTGATCCTCGACATCGGCAAAACGCACATCAAACTCTGTGTGCTCGATGCCTCGCTCACCAGCGTCGCCACCCGCGAAGCAAAAAATCGCGTACTCATGTCGTCCATGTTTTATCCCCAGGCGGATATCGACTACATCTGGCGGTGGCTCAGCGAAAACCTGCGCGAGCTCACCGGTCAGTTCGACATAACACGACTGAATATCACCACCCACGGCGCAACGGCCGCCTGCCTCCATCAAGACGCGAATGCAGCCGAGCTGGACAACCAGGGGCTGGCACTCCCGGTGCTGGACTATGAATACGAAGGACTGCGGGACAACGAGGCAACCGTCTCCCACTACCGCAGTGTGCGCCCCCCGTTCAACGAGACCTATTCTCCTGCGCTCCCTGCCGGCCTGAACCTGGGCCGCCAGCTGCATTGGCAGTCGCGACAGTTTGCCGAGGCATTTTCCCGGGTCGGCGCCATCGTCATGTATCCGCAATACTGGCTGTGGCGCCTCACCGGAAAAATCCGTAACGAAGTCACTTCGCTGGGGTGCCATACGGATTTATGGTGCCCGGCCAAGGGCGACTACTCCTCCCTGGTCGACACCATGGGCTGGCGTAACTTATTCCCGGCACTGGTCAGCGCCACCGAGGCAATCGCGCGCCCCCTGCCCGAGATCTGCGCCGCTACCGGCCTACCGGAACACTGCGCCATCTTTGCCGGCGTGCACGATAGCAACGCCAGCTACTGGCGCCACCGCGCTGCCAGCGATGGCGAACCGTTTACCGTGATATCCACCGGCACCTGGTCGATTGTGATGGCTAATGGGGCCAAGCTCGACAGTCTGCAGGAATCCCGCGATATGCTGGCCAATGTCGACGCCGCGGGCGACCCGATTGCCTGCGCGCGGTTTATGGGTGGACGTGAATATGAAACCCTGTGCTCCCTGACCGATTCACCCCTGGATCAGGCGGCGGCGGGTGAAGAACCCCAGGAACAGTTGCAGGCGTATATTCACCAGCAAGTGATGGCCTTGCCCACCTTCAGCCGTGGTGGTGGCCCGTTCGCCGAACTGCAGGGGAGCTTGCGTGGCGACGTCACCGCGGGCACCGGAGCGCTGATCGCCTCCCTCTACTGCGCACTCATGCTGGATTATCAGCTGTCTGCGATCGGCAGTTGCGGCCGCATTATTATCGAGGGCGCGTTCCTCAAAAATTCCCTTATCTGTGGCCTGCTTGCCCAGCTCCGCGCCCCTCAACCGGTCTACCTATCGGAGGATGACACGGGTACGGTGACCGGCTGCGCCATGCTTGCACTGGGCGCAGACGCGTCGGCGAGTACCGCGCTCACGCTGTGCGCGCCGACCGCATTCCTCGGCCTGCAGGAATACCGGGACCAGTGGCTGCTGGCGGTGCGCGAGCAGGAGCGCAAAGCTTCCCAGCCGGATTCCATTGCACCGGCCGCAGAGCCCCAGTGA